From the Miscanthus floridulus cultivar M001 unplaced genomic scaffold, ASM1932011v1 fs_815_4_5, whole genome shotgun sequence genome, the window NNNNNNNNNNNNNNNNNNNNNNNNNNNNNNNNNNNNNNNNNNNNNNNNNNNNNNNNNNNNNNNNNNNNNNNNNNNNNNNNNNNNNNNNNNNNNNNNNNNNNNNNNNNNNNNNNNNNNNNNNNNNNNNNNNNNNNNNNNNNNNNNNNNNNNNNNNNNNNNNNNNNNNNNNNNNNNNNNNNNNNNNNNNNNNNNNNNNNNNNNNNNNNNNNNNNNNNNNNNNNNNNNNNNNNNNNNNNNNNNNNNNNNNNNNNNNNNNNNNNNNNNNNNNNNNNNNNNNNNNNNNNNNNNNNNNNNNNNNNNNNNNNNNNNNNNNNNNNNNNNNNNNNNNNNNNNNNNNNNNNNNNNNNNNNNNNNNNNNNNNNNNNNNNNNNNNNNNNNNNNNNNNNNNNNNNNNNNNNNNNNNNNNNNNNNNNNNNNNNNNNNNNNNNNNNNNNNNNNNNNNNNNNNNNNNNNNNNNNNNNNNNNNNNNNNNNNNNNNNNNNNNNNNNNNNNNNNNNNNNNNNNNNNNNNNNNNNNNNNNNNNNNNNNNNNNNNNNNNNNNNNNNNNNNNNNNNNNNNNNNNNNNNNNNNNNNNNNNNNNNNNNNNNNNNNNNNNNNNNNNNNNNNNNNNNNNNNNNNNNNNNNNNNNNNNNNNNNNNNNNNNNNNNNNNNNNNNNNNNNNNNNNNNNNNNNNNNNNNNNNNNNNNNNNNNNNNNNNNNNNNNNNNNNNNNNNNNNNNNNNNNNNNNNNNNNNNNNNNNNNNNNNNNNNNNNNNNNNNNNNNNNNNNNNNNNNNNNNNNNNNNNNNNNNNNNNNNNNNNNNNNNNNNNNNNNNNNNNNNNNNNNNNNNNNNNNNNNNNNNNNNNNNNNNNNNNNNNNNNNNNNNNNNNNNNNNNNNNNNNNNNNNNNNNNNNNNNNNNNNNNNNNNNNNNNNNNNNNNNNNNNNNNNNNNNNNNNNNNNNNNNNNNNNNNNNNNNNNNNNNNNNNNNNNNNNNNNNNNNNNNNNNNNNNNNNNNNNNNNNNNNNNNNNNNNNNNNNNNNNNNNNNNNNNNNNNNNNNNNNNNNNNNNNNNNNNNNNNNNNNNNNNNNNNNNNNNNNNNNNNNNNNNNNNNNNNNNNNNNNNNNNNNNNNNNNNNNNNNNNNNNNNNNNNNNNNNNNNNNNNNNNNNNNNNNNNNNNNNNNNNNNNNNNNNNNNNNNNNNNNNNNNNNNNNNNNNNNNNNNNNNNNNNNNNNNNNNNNNNNNNNNNNNNNNNNNNNNNNNNNNNNNNNNNNNNNNNNNNNNNNNNNNNNNNNNNNNNNNNNNNNNNNNNNNNNNNNNNNNNNNNNNNNNNNNNNNNNNNNNNNNNNNNNNNNNNNNNNNNNNNNNNNNNNNNNNNNNNNNNNNNNNNNNNNNNNNNNNNNNNNNNNNNNNNNNNNNNNNNNNNNNNNNNNNNNNNNNNNNNNNNNNNNNNNNNNNNNNNNNNNNNNNNNNNNNNNNNNNNNNNNNNNNNNNNNNNNNNNNNNNNNNNNNNNNNNNNNNNNNNNNNNNNNNNNNNNNNNNNNNNNNNNNNNNNNNNNNNNNNNNNNNNNNNNNNNNNNNNNNNNNNNNNNNNNNNNNNNNNNNNNNNNNNNNNNNNNNNNNNNNNNNNNNNNNNNNNNNNNNNNNNNNNNNNNNNNNNNNNNNNNNNNNNNNNNNNNNNNNNNNNNNNNNNNNNNNNNNNNNNNNNNNNNNNNNNNNNNNNNNNNNNNNNNNNNNNNNNNNNNNNNNNNNNNNNNNNNNNNNNNNNNNNNNNNNNNNNNNNNNNNNNNNNNNNNNNNNNNNNNNNNNNNNNNNNNNNNNNNNNNNNNNNNNNNNNNNNNNNNNNNNNNNNNNNNNNNNNNNNNNNNNNNNNNNNNNNNNNNNNNNNNNNNNNNNNNNNNNNNNNNNNNNNNNNNNNNNNNNNNNNNNNNNNNNNNNNNNNNNNNNNNNNNNNNNNNNNNNNNNNNNNNNNNNNNNNNNNNNNNNNNNNNNNNNNNNNNNNNNNNNNNNNNNNNNNNNNNNNNNNNNNNNNNNNNNNNNNNNNNNNNNNNNNNNNNNNNNNNNNNNNNNNNNNNNNNNNNNNNNNNNNNNNNNNNNNNNNNNNNNNNNNNNNNNNNNNNNNNNNNNNNNNNNNNNNNNNNNNNNNNNNNNNNNNNNNNNNNNNNNNNNNNNNNNNNNNNNNNNNNNNNNNNNNNNNNNNNNNNNNNNNNNNNNNNNNNNNNNNNNNNNNNNNNNNNNNNNNNNNNNNNNNNNNNNNNNNNNNNNNNNNNNNNNNNNNNNNNNNNNNNNNNNNNNNNNNNNNNNNNNNNNNNNNNNNNNNNNNNNNNNNNNNNNNNNNNNNNNNNNNNNNNNNNNNNNNNNNNNNNNNNNNNNNNNNNNNNNNNNNNNNNNNNNNNNNNNNNNNNNNNNNNNNNNNNNNNNNNNNNNNNNNNNNNNNNNNNNNNNNNNNNNNNNNNNNNNNNNNNNNNNNNNNNNNNNNNNNNNNNNNNNNNNNNNNNNNNNNNNNNNNNNNNNNNNNNNNNNNNNNNNNNNNNNNNNNNNNNNNNNNNNNNNNNNNNNNNNNNNNNNNNNNNNNNNNNNNNNNNNNNNNNNNNNNNNNNNNNNNNNNNNNNNNNNNNNNNNNNNNNNNNNNNNNNNNNNNNNNNNNNNNNNNNNNNNNNNNNNNNNNNNNNNNNNNNNNNNNNNNNNNNNNNNNNNNNNNNNNNNNNNNNNNNNNNNNNNNNNNNNNNNNNNNNNNNNNNNNNNNNNNNNNNNNNNNNNNNNNNNNNNNNNNNNNNNNNNNNNNNNNNNNNNNNNNNNNNNNNNNNNNNNNNNNNNNNNNNNNNNNNNNNNNNNNNNNNNNNNNNNNNNNNNNNNNNNNNNNNNNNNNNNNNNNNNNNNNNNNNNNNNNNNNNNNNNNNNNNNNNNNNNNNNNNNNNNNNNNNNNNNNNNNNNNNNNNNNNNNNNNNNNNNNNNNNNNNNNNNNNNNNNNNNNNNNNNNNNNNNNNNNNNNNNNNNNNNNNNNNNNNNNNNNNNNNNNNNNNNNNNNNNNNNNNNNNNNNNNNNNNNNNNNNNNNNNNNNNNNNNNNNNNNNNNNNNNNNNNNNNNNNNNNNNNNNNNNNNNNNNNNNNNNNNNNNNNNNNNNNNNNNNNNNNNNNNNNNNNNNNNNNNNNNNNNNNNNNNNNNNNNNNNNNNNNNNNNNNNNNNNNNNNNNNNNNNNNNNNNNNNNNNNNNNNNNNNNNNNNNNNNNNNNNNNNNNNNNNNNNNNNNNNNNNNNNNNNNNNNNNNNNNNNNNNNNNNNNNNNNNNNNNNNNNNNNNNNNNNNNNNNNNNNNNNNNNNNNNNNNNNNNNNNNNNNNNNNNNNNNNNNNNNNNNNNNNNNNNNNNNNNNNNNNNNNNNNNNNNNNNNNNNNNNNNNNNNNNNNNNNNNNNNNNNNNNNNNNNNNNNNNNNNNNNNNNNNNNNNNNNNNNNNNNNNNNNNNNNNNNNNNNNNNNNNNNNNNNNNNNNNNNNNNNNNNNNNNNNNNNNNNNNNNNNNNNNNNNNNNNNNNNNNNNNNNNNNNNNNNNNNNNNNNNNNNNNNNNNNNNNNNNNNNNNNNNNNNNNNNNNNNNNNNNNNNNNNNNNNNNNNNNNNNNNNNNNNNNNNNNNNNNNNNNNNNNNNNNNNNNNNNNNNNNNNNNNNNNNNNNNNNNNNNNNNNNNNNNNNNNNNNNNNNNNNNNNNNNNNNNNNNNNNNNNNNNNNNNNNNNNNNNNNNNNNNNNNNNNNNNNNNNNNNNNNNNNNNNNNNNNNNNNNNNNNNNNNNNNNNNNNNNNNNNNNNNNNNNNNNNNNNNNNNNNNNNNNNNNNNNNNNNNNNNNNNNNNNNNNNNNNNNNNNNNNNNNNNNNNNNNNNNNNNNNNNNNNNNNNNNNNNNNNNNNNNNNNNNNNNNNNNNNNNNNNNNNNNNNNNNNNNNNNNNNNNNNNNNNNNNNNNNNNNNNNNNNNNNNNNNNNNNNNNNNNNNNNNNNNNNNNNNNNNNNNNNNNNNNNNNNNNNNNNNNNNNNNNNNNNNNNNNNNNNNNNNNNNNNNNNNNNNNNNNNNNNNNNNNNNNNNNNNNNNNNNNNNNNNNNNNNNNNNNNNNNNNNNNNNNNNNNNNNNNNNNNNNNNNNNNNNNNNNNNNNNNNNNNNNNNNNNNNNNNNNNNNNNNNNNNNNNNNNNNNNNNNNNNNNNNNNNNNNNNNNNNNNNNNNNNNNNNNNNNNNNNNNNNNNNNNNNNNNNNNNNNNNNNNNNNNNNNNNNNNNNNNNNNNNNNNNNNNNNNNNNNNNNNNNNNNNNNNNNNNNNNNNNNNNNNNNNNNNNNNNNNNNNNNNNNNNNNNNNNNNNNNNNNNNNNNNNNNNNNNNNNNNNNNNNNNNNNNNNNNNNNNNNNNNNNNNNNNNNNNNNNNNNNNNNNNNNNNNNNNNNNNNNNNNNNNNNNNNNNNNNNNNNNNNNNNNNNNNNNNNNNNNNNNNNNNNNNNNNNNNNNNNNNNNNNNNNNNNNNNNNNNNNNNNNNNNNNNNNNNNNNNNNNNNNNNNNNNNNNNNNNNNNNNNNNNNNNNNNNNNNNNNNNNNNNNNNNNNNNNNNNNNNNNNNNNNNNNNNNNNNNNNNNNNNNNNNNNNNNNNNNNNNNNNNNNNNNNNNNNNNNNNNNNNNNNNNNNNNNNNNNNNNNNNNNNNNNNNNNNNNNNNNNNNNNNNNNNNNNNNNNNNNNNNNNNNNNNNNNNNNNNNNNNNNNNNNNNNNNNNNNNNNNNNNNNNNNNNNNNNNNNNNNNNNNNNNNNNNNNNNNNNNNNNNNNNNNNNNNNNNNNNNNNNNNNNNNNNNNNNNNNNNNNNNNNNNNNNNNNNNNNNNNNNNNNNNNNNNNNNNNNNNNNNNNNNNNNNNNNNNNNNNNNNNNNNNNNNNNNNNNNNNNNNNNNNNNNNNNNNNNNNNNNNNNNNNNNNNNNNNNNNNNNNNNNNNNNNNNNNNNNNNNNNNNNNNNNNNNNNNNNNNNNNNNNNNNNNNNNNNNNNNNNNNNNNNNNNNNNNNNNNNNNNNNNNNNNNNNNNNNNNNNNNNNNNNNNNNNNNNNNNNNNNNNNNNNNNNNNNNNNNNNNNNNNNNNNNNNNNNNNNNNNNNNNNNNNNNNNNNNNNNNNNNNNNNNNNNNNNNNNNNNNNNNNNNNNNNNNNNNNNNNNNNNNNNNNNNNNNNNNNNNNNNNNNNNNNNNNNNNNNNNNNNNNNNNNNNNNNNNNNNNNNNNNNNNNNNNNNNNNNNNNNNNNNNNNNNNNNNNNNNNNNNNNNNNNNNNNNNNNNNNNNNNNNNNNNNNNNNNNNNNNNNNNNNNNNNNNNNNNNNNNNNNNNNNNNNNNNNNNNNNNNNNNNNNNNNNNNNNNNNNNNNNNNNNNNNNNNNNNNNNNNNNNNNNNNNNNNNNNNNNNNNNNNNNNNNNNNNNNNNNNNNNNNNNNNNNNNNNNNNNNNNNNNNNNNNNNNNNNNNNNNNNNNNNNNNNNNNNNNNNNNNNNNNNNNNNNNNNNNNNNNNNNNNNNNNNNNNNNNNNNNNNNNNNNNNNNNNNNNNNNNNNNNNNNNNNNNNNNNNNNNNNNNNNNNNNNNNNNNNNNNNNNNNNNNNNNNNNNNNNNNNNNNNNNNNNNNNNNNNNNNNNNNNNNNNNNNNNNNNNNNNNNNNNNNNNNNNNNNNNNNNNNNNNNNNNNNNNNNNNNNNNNNNNNNNNNNNNNNNNNNNNNNNNNNNNNNNNNNNNNNNNNNNNNNNNNNNNNNNNNNNNNNNNNNNNNNNNNNNNNNNNNNNNNNNNNNNNNNNNNNNNNNNNNNNNNNNNNNNNNNNNNNNNNNNNNNNNNNNNNNNNNNNNNNNNNNNNNNNNNNNNNNNNNNNNNNNNNNNNNNNNNNNNNNNNNNNNNNNNNNNNNNNNNNNNNNNNNNNNNNNNNNNNNNNNNNNNNNNNNNNNNNNNNNNNNNNNNNNNNNNNNNNNNNNNNNNNNNNNNNNNNNNNNNNNNNNNNNNNNNNNNNNNNNNNNNNNNNNNNNNNNNNNNNNNNNNNNNNNNNNNNNNNNNNNNNNNNCTTCCCACGGGTTCGGCGCTGTCCTCCAGGAGGGCCACCCAGTGGGTCTTCAGCAGGCCGGTGGCTCCACGGCATCGGGCACTCGCGGCGTACGAGCGCGAGCTCATCGGGCTCGTTCAGGCAGTCCGCCACATGGCGTCCATACCTGTGGGGGCGCCGCTTCGCCGTCAAGACGGACCATTACAGCTTGAAGTACTTGTTGGACCAGCGCTTAGCCACCATACCCCAGCATCATTGGGTTGGCAAGCTGCTCGGGTTCGACTTCTCCGTCGACTACAAGCCGGGCGCCGCAAATGCTGTGGCCGACGCGCTCTCCAGACGCGACACTGAGGACATCGAGCTGTTGGCCATCTCTGGCCCTCGCTTCGATTTCTTTGAGCGCCTGCGCCTGGCCCAAAGGGAGGACCCGGCCTATGTTGCTCTACATGAGGAGGTCGCCTCGGGGCCCGCTCCAGCCCATGGTCGGTCGTCGACGGAATGCTGCAGTACGACGGCCGGCTCTAAATCGCGGCTGGGTCGCCGCTGCTCCAGGAGGTGATACAGGCGGTGCACGAGGACGGCCACGAGGGTGTGCAGCGTACCATCCACCGTCTTCGCAGGACTTCCACTTCCCCAACATGAAGCAGCTCGTGCAAGACAAGGTGCGCGGTGCGCTGTGTGCCAGAGGTACAAATCTGAGCAACCTGCACCCAGCAGGGCTGTTGCTGCCGCTCCCAGTTCCTCAGGGGTGTGGACCGACATTGCTCTTGACTTTGTGGAAGCTCTGCACGCGTCCGCGGCAAGTCAGTGATCCTAACGGTGGTGGATCGCTTCAGCAAATATTGTCACTTCATTCCACTGGCGCACCCCTACTCCGCCGAATCCGTCGCTCAAGCTTTCTTCGCGGAAGTAGTTCGCCTACACGGTGTTCCCCAGTCCATGGTCTCCGACCGGGACACTGTCTTCACATCTTCATTTTGGCAGGAACTCATGACACTGACGGGCACCAAGCTGCACATGTCCTCTGCCTTTCACCCGCAGACTGATGGCCAATCGGAGTCGGCCAACAGAGTCATCATTATGTACCTTCGGTGCTTGACGGGCGATCGTCCAAAGCAGTGGCTCCGGTGGCTGCCCTGGGCCGAGTTCCTCTTCAACACGGCGTACCAGACGTCGCTCCGGGACACCCCGTTCCGCGTCGTCTACGGCCGTGATCCACCATCTATCCGGTCCTATGAGCCGGGTGAGACAAGGGTTCCTGCCGTCGCCAAGAACATGGCGGAACGGGCGGAGTTTCTCGCTGACATTCGCTGCAGGTTGGAGCAGGCCCAAGCAATGCAGAAGCGACACTATGACAAGACGCATCGCCAAGTCAGCTACGCGGTCGGTGACTGGGCTTTGCTGCGCCTTCATCACCGCGCCGCGTCCTCACTGCCCCAAGCATCCACCGGCAAGTTGAAGCCCAGGTACTTCGGGCCATACCGCGTCGTCGAGCTGATCAATGAGGTCGCCGTCCGCCTCGACTTGCCAGCCGGCGCCCGCATTCACAATGTCTTCCATGTGGGCGTCCTCAAGAAGTTCCAAGGACCGCCGCCGGACGCCGTTCCACCACTACCTCCTCTTCGGCACGGCGCCATCGACCCAGAACCTGAGCGGGCGGTGCGATACCGTTTTGCAAACGGCGTGCCCCAGGTCCTGGTCCAGTGGAAGGGGGCCTCAGCTGCATCCGCGACATGGGAAGACACTGCAGCATTCCGCGCCAAGTACCCTtcgttccagctcgaggacgagctgactCTCGGCGGGGAGGGAGATGTCATGTTCGGTCGTACATACACAAGGCGCAGGAGGGCCCGAGATGTACGCCGAGCCCAGGAGCGGGCTGCAGAGCGCGCTAACGGCGCCCAGGCTGAGCAGGACGCGGTCACCACCAGTGGCTAGGATGGGAGGTTAGGATAGTTTCTGTTATGAGATCCTAGAATTAAGGAGTTGTTTCCTTTAGTTTGTTGCCATGTTTAGCTGGGCCATCGGCCATATATGCATGTACGAGAGGACAATT encodes:
- the LOC136533227 gene encoding uncharacterized protein, with the protein product MDHRQWWMNLCCRHRAMVQGGPPSGSSAGRWLHGIGHSRRTSASSSGSFRQSATWRPYLWGRRFAVKTDHYSLKYLLDQRLATIPQHHWVGKLLGFDFSVDYKPGAANAVADALSRRDTEDIELLAISGPRFDFFERLRLAQREDPAYVALHEEVASGPAPAHGRSSTECCSTTAGSKSRLGRRCSRSSARVRGKSVILTVVDRFSKYCHFIPLAHPYSAESVAQAFFAEVVRLHGVPQSMVSDRDTVFTSSFWQELMTLTGTKLHMSSAFHPQTDGQSESANRVIIMYLRCLTGDRPKQWLRWLPWAEFLFNTAYQTSLRDTPFRVVYGRDPPSIRSYEPGETRVPAVAKNMAERAEFLADIRCRLEQAQAMQKRHYDKTHRQVSYAVGDWALLRLHHRAASSLPQASTGKLKPRYFGPYRVVELINEVAVRLDLPAGARIHNVFHVGVLKKFQGPPPDAVPPLPPLRHGAIDPEPERAVRYRFANGVPQVLVQWKGASAASATWEDTAAFRAKYPSFQLEDELTLGGEGDVMFGRTYTRRRRARDVRRAQERAAERANGAQAEQDAVTTSG